A segment of the Arachis hypogaea cultivar Tifrunner chromosome 5, arahy.Tifrunner.gnm2.J5K5, whole genome shotgun sequence genome:
CATAATGTTCTACAATTAGCTAAATTGACAATAGAGAGAGAAGACACTATAAAatagcaacaacaataaaaatgataattcttaGAGCAACTCCAATAGGATCAATTTTAGGTATCAATTTTGACCTGTATAGTAAATGaactgatttaaaattaaaacttgcatTAGATACTATTTTTAAAATGATACCGATATCAATAAAAAAACTACGTATCGTATCACTTAAAAAAAGTGAAATGTTGCCATTTGTTTAAATTCATCTATTAAATAAACATTAATAGCGTTACTATACCATTGTAACGTTATTTTATTATAACGTTGtaacaaagactcaattaaaatttatttacataaattAAATATACTTATTTGTGTTttgcattttattattttattttttattatcttattaatttaatagaaaaatagattcaaatcaatttaacataattttttaattatttataaaattttactttttctctCCATCTAAATATGCATGGTATATAAttaatgattttataattttatatttttattttagttaaatttgcataatttaattaaatttatttaaaataataaaaatatttaaaatttaaattgaaatgaaACCAGGCATTAGAATAACaaattttacattaaattttaaatcaagtCTTATGATATATAGTCTACAAATATTTATATGACGTTTTGTgagatctaaaataaaataaaattaatatcaaatattagaGATGTTCTTATAAATTTATTTCACCATCTATATATCAAAGATAAGAAAATTATGATTATTTAACAaaactaatttatatttattacattcaatttgaataagtaagaaatcatcttattttaatttagtcattaattcacatgatttgaatttaactcaataaatataatttggtttgatttaatatgattattaattaaaaatatctcaattatttattttattattagatttattattttaatgactaataaattaattaaattaattaatgaatacacataattagtataattaatttagtttaataaattaaaaaaataaattaaaaaaatattaccaaaaatatttaaaaaataaatttaaaaatattattaaaataaattaatataaattataataaattatgtgatatttaaatatttgattaaattaattagttgatataattaatttattgtaataaattatatttaataaattaaaaatatttttaaaagtatattatatcaattttattattaaatataaaaatttaatttttatataatagaataaataaaataagcgatcgaagaaatatacaaatagttGTCTTTGTTTTTGTAGTAACGATGAAATTATCACTATTCTAATGGGATACACCGTtcaaaggaaaagaaacaaagaaacaaTTCCCATCATCACTTTCCAGTTTCCAACACTAACTAGTAATTAATATCCATGTGTATGTATTGGTGGGGCTACTGGCTACAATAACTCACACTCTATATATAAACCACACAAGTGAATAAGTGATTACACAAACCAGCATCACAAACCCCAAAAAAGAGATGACTTCTCTGAATCTTGTTTCACGGACTTGTCCCATTCCCTTTCTCAGCCATGCAACCACCGCTATGTTCCCAACCCCCAATTCCATCATCTCCTCTACCAAACCATTCTCTTATGCCTTCTCCGTCTCGGCAATTGTCACCTCCAACCAAGAAACCATCGTCCTCGACAAacccgccaccaccaccaccttcgaCTTCACAGCCTATATGCTTCGGAAGGCTGATACAGTTAACAAAGCCTTGGACGCAGCCATAGCGATGAAGGAACCTGAGAAGATCTACGAGGCGATGCGTTACTCTCTCCTCGCCGGAGGCAAGAGGGTTCGCCCGCTTCTCTGCATCGCCGCCTGCGAGCTAGTCGGCGGAGACGAGGAAACCGCACTCGCCGCCGCATGCGCCGTGGAGATGATTCACACCATGTCGCTCATCCACGACGACCTCCCATGCATGGACAACGACGACCTCCGCCGTGGAAAGCCCACAAACCACAAAGCTTTTGGCGAAGACGTTGCCGTTCTCGCGGGCGACGCCCTCCTGGCATTCGCCTTCGAACACATCGCTGTGTCCACCAAAGGGGTGTCGCCAACGAGGGTGGTCCGCGCCATCGCGGAGTTAGCAAAATCGGTGGGGTCAGAAGGGTTAGTGGCGGGTCAAATAGTGGACACACATTCCGAAGGGTTATCGAATGTGGGGTTGGAGAGGCTGGAGTACATTCACCTGCACAA
Coding sequences within it:
- the LOC112800661 gene encoding geranylgeranyl pyrophosphate synthase, chloroplastic, with translation MTSLNLVSRTCPIPFLSHATTAMFPTPNSIISSTKPFSYAFSVSAIVTSNQETIVLDKPATTTTFDFTAYMLRKADTVNKALDAAIAMKEPEKIYEAMRYSLLAGGKRVRPLLCIAACELVGGDEETALAAACAVEMIHTMSLIHDDLPCMDNDDLRRGKPTNHKAFGEDVAVLAGDALLAFAFEHIAVSTKGVSPTRVVRAIAELAKSVGSEGLVAGQIVDTHSEGLSNVGLERLEYIHLHKTAALLEAAVVLGGIMGGGNDDEVENLRLFARSIGLLFQVVDDILDVTKSSEQLGKTAGKDLVADKVTYPKLLGIEKSKEFARKLNQDALQYLAGFDEDKAAPLVALANFIANRQS